One Ignavibacterium sp. DNA segment encodes these proteins:
- a CDS encoding RHS repeat-associated core domain-containing protein → MEYPYLSLIAGPNRNITSSFHKELNPIVYDPFTQMTKSITVTGSPTKAMTFNYSADNERVLKTESYGTTKNSNLYIRGNNNYPITEKINLNSVLNDKIYIYGPTGLIAFKDATATYFVIKDHLGNTRLLFRSTGTQYTTYDYSPFGSLMRSSISGDTDYRFTGQEFDSGTALYNFRARLYDDELGIFYAVDPGGQNFSPFSYAGNNPVIYVDKDGRLFWLIPAIVGFVTGYVSHGIIQHDWGWGALGSGLLGAVSSLVGYQTAAWASSLGHNIGLSQGLSTVISSGIGGGTSGAFSNLLQGQNVGRGFLAGSLAGTLGGAFSLGAGNLSTTGQFISRTVSGGFVGGLVSDVMGGSFIGGFGTGALSSSVSFWATELTNYVYKDGGSLAEKTYGLTESEKELLKYGLEEYKKGSVTPELLQKLQELHAKLYPHDNSATGILSRLRDWSVNDLRFDEIHIMTEAGNVNFHYDHFSLVTNPFMHILVDEVIVNRIIGGQGIYTVPR, encoded by the coding sequence ATGGAGTATCCCTACTTGTCCCTGATTGCAGGTCCAAACAGAAATATTACTTCTTCATTTCATAAAGAATTAAACCCGATAGTTTACGACCCATTTACACAGATGACAAAAAGCATAACTGTTACCGGTTCACCGACAAAAGCAATGACATTTAACTACTCTGCAGATAATGAAAGAGTATTAAAAACGGAAAGTTATGGCACTACGAAAAATTCCAATCTTTATATCAGAGGTAATAACAATTATCCAATTACGGAGAAGATTAATTTAAACTCAGTATTGAATGATAAGATTTATATCTATGGACCGACAGGATTAATTGCATTCAAGGATGCAACGGCAACTTACTTTGTAATAAAAGACCATCTTGGTAATACAAGATTACTTTTTAGAAGTACCGGAACACAATACACAACTTATGATTACTCTCCGTTTGGTAGTTTAATGCGTTCATCAATAAGCGGAGATACAGATTATAGGTTTACTGGACAGGAATTTGACAGCGGAACTGCTCTGTATAACTTTAGAGCGAGACTTTATGATGATGAGCTTGGAATTTTTTACGCAGTTGATCCGGGTGGACAAAACTTTTCGCCATTTTCTTATGCTGGTAATAACCCGGTAATATATGTAGATAAAGATGGGAGATTATTTTGGTTGATTCCCGCCATAGTTGGATTTGTTACAGGATATGTAAGTCACGGTATAATCCAGCACGATTGGGGTTGGGGAGCGTTAGGTAGTGGTTTGCTTGGAGCTGTCTCATCTTTGGTTGGTTACCAAACTGCTGCTTGGGCTTCATCGCTTGGTCATAATATTGGTTTATCTCAAGGACTTAGTACTGTAATCTCCAGCGGTATAGGAGGAGGTACATCTGGGGCGTTTAGCAATTTATTACAAGGACAAAATGTTGGTCGTGGATTTTTAGCTGGTTCACTTGCAGGAACTCTGGGAGGAGCGTTTAGTCTTGGTGCTGGTAACCTTTCAACAACAGGACAATTTATAAGTAGAACAGTTTCTGGGGGATTTGTAGGAGGATTAGTAAGTGATGTAATGGGAGGTAGTTTTATTGGTGGTTTCGGAACTGGAGCACTTTCTTCAAGTGTTTCGTTCTGGGCAACAGAACTTACAAATTATGTTTACAAAGATGGCGGAAGCTTAGCAGAAAAAACTTATGGTTTAACTGAAAGTGAAAAAGAATTACTTAAGTATGGTTTGGAAGAATATAAGAAGGGTAGTGTAACTCCCGAACTTTTGCAGAAATTGCAGGAACTTCATGCTAAGCTTTATCCTCATGATAATTCAGCTACCGGTATTTTATCAAGATTAAGGGATTGGAGTGTAAATGATTTACGCTTCGATGAAATTCATATAATGACTGAAGCAGGAAACGTTAATTTTCACTACGACCATTTTAGTTTAGTAACAAATCCTTTTATGCACATTTTAGTTGATGAAGTAATAGTGAACCGAATAATTGGTGGACAAGGTATATATACAGTCCCAAGATAA
- a CDS encoding WD40 repeat domain-containing protein: protein MLYAIFFILLIMVGDVYDGSFVGHYPSVGKNKLTSNDTSIYNSDSLRADMNSNHLSFLHILNKRSEIIAEPVSDDIKGGTIYRWNLFDGKRSILAYLGDRVWIAYMTVSHNEDFIVVATLDNDPTRLKYFSIKEKKWLWEIQDLDHYWWLGFSDNDKEIIAFGNNAVYRVNAYNGVILSKTKAIHNEYSLSVHKSTGTFISPTGKYLVIWQVQETWALLDLFRRSANKNISVWDIEEEKIVASMSLPEKGVRTATFTSDEKNVFLGCGDETIKLWSLEKNKIVNEIPGLATYLVTSNKQNFLASGIMEEDRLSKVKIWKYPEMTLIHTIEPYSKNYINRGRMPVNFDKTGKYFGVERDGKLYLYDTSNWEVLWSFNTDVSDSKQNSEK, encoded by the coding sequence ATGCTTTATGCTATATTTTTTATTTTGTTAATTATGGTTGGGGATGTGTACGATGGATCTTTCGTAGGTCATTACCCAAGTGTAGGTAAAAATAAATTAACATCTAATGATACATCAATATACAACTCAGATTCATTAAGAGCAGATATGAATTCTAATCATCTGAGTTTTTTACATATTCTGAATAAACGTTCAGAGATAATTGCAGAGCCCGTTTCAGATGATATCAAAGGAGGAACAATTTATAGGTGGAACCTTTTTGACGGTAAACGTTCTATTTTGGCATATTTGGGAGATCGTGTTTGGATAGCCTATATGACGGTCAGCCATAATGAAGACTTCATAGTAGTCGCAACCTTAGATAATGATCCTACACGTTTAAAATATTTCTCAATTAAAGAAAAAAAGTGGTTATGGGAAATTCAAGATTTAGATCATTACTGGTGGTTAGGTTTTTCTGATAATGATAAGGAAATAATAGCTTTTGGGAATAATGCTGTGTATAGAGTTAACGCATATAACGGTGTTATATTAAGTAAAACTAAAGCTATACATAATGAATATTCTCTTAGTGTGCACAAAAGCACAGGTACTTTTATAAGCCCAACTGGTAAGTATTTGGTTATATGGCAAGTGCAAGAGACATGGGCACTACTTGATTTATTCAGGAGATCTGCAAATAAAAATATTTCAGTTTGGGATATAGAAGAAGAAAAAATTGTAGCATCAATGTCATTGCCTGAAAAAGGAGTAAGAACTGCAACTTTTACTTCGGATGAGAAAAATGTTTTTCTTGGCTGTGGTGATGAGACTATAAAATTATGGTCATTAGAGAAAAACAAAATAGTTAACGAAATTCCAGGGTTAGCTACTTATTTAGTGACAAGTAATAAACAAAATTTTTTAGCATCTGGAATTATGGAAGAAGATCGTCTTTCCAAAGTAAAAATATGGAAGTACCCTGAAATGACACTAATACATACTATAGAACCATATTCGAAAAACTATATCAATCGAGGGAGAATGCCAGTTAATTTTGATAAAACTGGTAAATATTTCGGAGTTGAAAGAGATGGAAAACTCTATTTGTATGATACTTCAAATTGGGAAGTGTTATGGTCTTTTAATACAGATGTAAGTGACTCAAAACAAAACTCTGAGAAGTAA